A single region of the Triticum dicoccoides isolate Atlit2015 ecotype Zavitan chromosome 2B, WEW_v2.0, whole genome shotgun sequence genome encodes:
- the LOC119367024 gene encoding receptor-like protein 45 yields the protein MGCYLSWGCLLLVLCVVHSMLPSSSSCLREERAALMDISSWFMTAKSEVPSWWGHGEDCCSWERITCDNSTRRILRLDLHPIYQQIPIHNSDGSTLFQPMEAACWNLNLAIFSSFRELQLLDFSANFTCLQNFDGLQGLSKLKYLNLSDNSFIGDISGFVNKMVSLEVINLNRNNMSGVLQNTGLNNLQNLRELHMRSNQLSGSLPASIFGLPRLEYLDLSENLFEGHIPINSSWKCSSLLQTLRLSKNKLGGKFDFFWLRNCTKLKQIDLSRNTNLLVQVKMHGWVPKFELRTLLLSWCNLDKSMLTEPHFLRTQHHLEFLDLSNNDLPGSMPNFLLANEATLAYLDLSNNSLVGSLYPSWQNQTDLQLLNISLNRIKGQLPPNISSMFPKLWILDVSHNNISGVVPSSLCNIGRIQIMDLSNNNFVGQVPSCLFTNCSALNILKLSNNNLGGTILDRASNLSFLSEIYLDNNKFEGTLPRNLSGNVRVMDLHGNKMSGEVDISLWNLPLLEALSLARNSLSGHIHPEMCKLTSLRLLDLSENYFVGLIPHCSRTLPLWFLSISGNSLSGSPDAFFNNSFITALDLSRNQFTGNLEWTRYLFEINLLLLGGNKFEGQISSNLCRLQHLSLIDISHNRLSGSVPPCIGGIPFEDPEAYKFFWPTTTGISTFGEWFEGMDFSYDSHYVLGGFTFTTKGNPYTYGRNFFMSMSGIDLSANMLSGEIPWEIGNLSHIKSLNLSNNFLTGPIPATFANMSEIESLDLSGNRLNGLIPWQLTRLSSLGMFSVAYNNLSGCLPATGQLSTFDMDSYRGNKNLRSCNSSSGPGARKDTVGNTPDDSDPILYIISAASFVVAFWSTVTFVFCHSFGQRVILKL from the exons ATGGGCTGCTACTTGTCATGGGGATGCTTGCTCCTGGTCCTCTGCGTAGTCCACtccatgcttccgagttcttcaagtTGCTTAAGAGAGGAAAGGGCGGCCCTCATGGATATTAGCTCTTGGTTCATGACCGCGAAGTCCGAGGTTCCCAGTTGGTGGGGACACGGTGAGGACTGCTGCTCGTGGGAAAGGATCACTTGCGACAATAGCACGCGACGAATATTGCGTCTCGATCTTCACCCGATCTACCAGCAAATCCCTATCCATAATAGTGATGGCTCTACATTATTTCAACCCATGGAAGCTGCATGCTGGAACTTGAACTTGGCAATCTTTTCTTCGTTTCGGGAGCTTCAGCTGTTGGATTTCTCTGCAAATTTCACTTGTTTACAAAATTTCGACG GTCTCCAAGGATTGAGTAAGCTCAAGTATCTCAACCTCAGTGATAACAGTTTCATAGGCGATATCTCAGGATTTGTCAACAAAATGGTTTCTCTGGAGGTCATAAATCTGAACAGAAACAACATGAGTGGGGTTCTTCAGAATACAG GTTTAAACAATCTCCAGAACTTGCGAGAACTGCATATGAGATCTAATCAATTGAGTGGTAGCCTCCCAGCATCCATATTTGGCCTTCCACGCCTTGAGTATCTGGATCTTTCAGAAAACCTCTTTGAAGGACACATACCTATAAACTCATCTTGGAAGTGTTCCTCACTGCTTCAAACTCTCAGGTTATCCAAAAACAAGCTAGGCGGTAAATTTGATTTCTTCTGGCTAAGAAACTGTACAAAGCTCAAACAAATAGATCTGTCCAGGAATACTAATTTGCTTGTTCAAGTGAAAATGCATGGCTGGGTACCTAAATTTGAATTGAGAACACTACTGCTCTCTTGGTGTAATCTTGATAAAAGCATGCTTACAGAGCCACATTTCCTACGCACACAACATCATCTGGAATTTCTTGATTTGTCCAACAATGATTTGCCAGGAAGCATGCCTAATTTTCTGTTAGCAAATGAAGCGACACTAGCTTACCTGGATCTTTCAAATAACTCGTTAGTTGGATCACTATACCCCAGTTGGCAAAACCAAACTGATCTTCAACTACTTAACATATCTCTGAACCGTATTAAAGGGCAGCTGCCGCCCAATATCAGTTCCATGTTTCCCAAACTGTGGATTCTCGATGTTTCTCATAATAATATATCTGGAGTTGTTCCATCTTCATTGTGCAACATTGGCAGGATTCAAATTATGGACCTATCAAATAACAACTTTGTAGGGCAGGTACCATCTTGCTTGTTCACGAACTGTTCTGCATTGAATATATTGAAGCTCTCAAACAATAATCTCGGGGGCACGATACTTGACAGGGCTAGTAACTTGTCATTTTTGTCGGAAATATACCTAGACAACAACAAATTTGAAGGGACTCTTCCTAGAAATCTGTCTGGTAATGTCCGAGTCATGGATTTACATGGTAACAAGATGTCTGGAGAAGTAGACATTTCATTATGGAATCTTCCTTTACTGGAAGCTTTGAGCCTTGCTAGAAATAGTTTAAGTGGTCACATTCATCCAGAAATGTGTAAATTAACAAGTCTCCGACTGTTAGATCTATCTGAAAACTATTTTGTCGGGCTTATACCACACTGCAGCCGTACATTACCACTCTGGTTTCTGAGTATATCTGGGAATTCACTGTCAGGCTCCCCAGATGCATTTTTCAACAACTCCTTCATTACAGCTTTGGATCTCAGCCGTAATCAGTTCACAGGCAACCTTGAGTGGACACGATATCTTTTTGAAATCAATCTACTTTTGTTAGGCGGAAATAAGTTTGAGGGACAGATCTCTTCAAATCTATGTCGTCTCCAACACTTGAGTTTAATTGACATCTCTCACAACAGACTCTCGGGTTCTGTACCACCATGTATTGGTGGCATTCCATTTGAAGACCCCGAAGCTTATAAATTCTTTTGGCCGACAACTACTGGTATTAGTACATTTGGAGAGTGGTTTGAAGGTATGGACTTCTCATATGACAgccattatgtcctcggaggtttcACCTTCACAACTAAAGGGAATCCATACACATATGGACGTAACTTCTTCATGTCGATGTCTGGCATTGACTTATCAGCAAACATGTTGTCAGGTGAAATTCCATGGGAGATAGGGAATTTAAGCCATATCAAGTCTCTCAATTTGTCAAACAATTTCTTGACTGGACCAATTCCTGCAACCTTTGCAAATATGAGCGAGATCGAAAGTTTAGATCTATCAGGAAACAGGCTGAATGGATTGATACCATGGCAGTTAACTCGGCTGTCATCACTAGGTATGTTCTCAGTGGCGTACAACAACTTATCGGGATGTCTACCAGCCACCGGTCAGTTGAGCACATTTGATATGGACAGCTACAGAGGGAACAAAAACCTTAGATCATGCAATTCCAGTTCAGGTCCCGGGGCACGGAAGGACACGGTAGGAAATACGCCAGATGATTCGGACCCAATACTGTACATAATAAGTGCCGCCTCGTTCGTTGTGGCATTTTGGTCCACTGTCACATTTGTATTTTGTCATTCCTTCGGACAACGTGTTATACTCAAACTGTAA